In the Pyrolobus fumarii 1A genome, one interval contains:
- a CDS encoding HEPN domain-containing protein, producing MELSRVVAGYTRVEHRIWGLSVVRVPSEWLEKAKFFYERARSDLEQGVYWAACFEAHQSVELILKGLQVAIIGVHEFTHDLVRLLRGLQEAGLEVPEELIVYADALTPHYTMARYPGRKPVVYDEDAGRRCVEYARRLWEWAESVAKDP from the coding sequence ATGGAGTTGAGCCGGGTTGTAGCCGGATATACTCGCGTCGAGCATCGTATCTGGGGTCTGAGCGTGGTTAGAGTGCCTAGCGAGTGGCTCGAGAAAGCCAAGTTCTTCTACGAGCGTGCACGGAGCGACCTCGAGCAGGGCGTCTACTGGGCTGCTTGCTTTGAGGCCCACCAGTCCGTGGAGCTTATCCTCAAGGGGCTACAAGTGGCTATCATCGGCGTCCACGAGTTTACTCATGATCTTGTGCGTTTGCTGCGCGGGTTGCAGGAGGCGGGACTAGAGGTACCAGAGGAGCTTATCGTATACGCGGATGCGCTCACCCCTCATTATACCATGGCGCGGTATCCGGGTAGGAAACCCGTGGTTTACGACGAGGATGCGGGGAGGAGGTGCGTAGAGTATGCGAGGAGGCTGTGGGAGTGGGCGGAAAGCGTGGCCAAAGATCCTTAA
- a CDS encoding DUF973 family protein: MTHTDSLPGLHDSGVGHGLLADGLEELRRAAFLLVISTLLGIVGLIGIRDLIVKLYFDLLDWYRSNLWPAWDGKHVEVDIGVDVFVFLALLLAAKVTGFMAVWRHLTRSIALLAGFEPVALHTPEMLVRLGYRYGVALDLVASLIVVAGLVSWLVWSNLETLLALLSVTISLQVLSNVLVLAGYIGVVMACYRLGGILGETRFTVAAVLFAVAILLSLVGLGGIFDLAAWLMVYTASASALSRLDAMQAR, from the coding sequence ATGACCCATACTGATAGCCTACCTGGCTTGCATGATAGTGGGGTGGGGCATGGTCTCCTGGCGGATGGTTTAGAGGAGTTGAGGAGAGCTGCGTTTCTGCTCGTGATATCCACGTTGCTCGGGATTGTGGGGTTGATCGGCATCCGGGATCTCATCGTCAAGTTATACTTTGACCTCTTGGACTGGTATCGTAGCAACCTATGGCCCGCCTGGGACGGGAAGCACGTCGAGGTGGACATAGGTGTTGACGTCTTTGTCTTTCTTGCCTTGCTTCTTGCCGCTAAGGTCACGGGCTTCATGGCTGTCTGGAGGCATTTGACTCGTTCTATAGCTCTCCTCGCTGGCTTTGAGCCCGTGGCGCTCCACACGCCGGAGATGCTTGTGAGGCTCGGCTACCGCTATGGTGTCGCTCTCGACCTGGTAGCATCGCTGATTGTGGTTGCTGGTCTCGTCTCTTGGCTAGTCTGGTCGAACCTGGAGACTCTCCTAGCTCTACTCTCTGTAACCATCTCGCTACAAGTGTTGAGCAACGTACTCGTACTAGCGGGGTATATTGGCGTCGTCATGGCTTGTTATAGGCTCGGCGGCATCCTAGGAGAGACAAGGTTCACAGTGGCAGCCGTACTCTTCGCGGTTGCGATACTCTTGTCGCTGGTGGGTCTCGGTGGCATCTTCGACCTTGCAGCGTGGCTGATGGTGTACACGGCAAGCGCGTCAGCCCTCAGCCGGCTAGATGCCATGCAGGCACGTTAG